The region CACGTCGGTGGCGGAGGCCACCTGCGACGGGGTGAAGCTCACCGACGGCGAGTACGTGCCGACCTGCAGCCTCGTGTGGTGTGTGGGGGTGCGGCCCGACCCGTTCGTCAACGAGCTGGGGTTGCGTACCGACCGGGGCCGGCTGGTGACCGACGAGTTCCTCAACGTCCCCGGCTACCCGGAGGTGTACGCCATCGGTGACGCTGCCGCGGTGCCGGACCTGCTCAACCCTGGGAAGGTCTGCGGGATGACAGCTCAGCACGCGCAGCGGCAGGGCAAACGCGCGGCGCACAACATCGCGGCGTCGTACGGCTTCGGCCGGCGCAAGCCGTACAAGCACCACGACCTGGGCTGGGTCGTCGACCTGGGCGGCAAGGACGCGGCGGCGAACCCGTTGCACGTCAACCTGGCCGGGCTGCCGGCGAAGGCGGTGACCCGGGCGTACCACCTGATGGCGATGCCGGGAAACCGCACACGGGTCAGTGCCGACTGGGCCCTGGACGCCGCGCTGACCCGGTCGGCGGTGCAACTGGGGTTGGTGCCGGGCAACGCGGTGCCGTTGGAGAGCACCACGCCGGAGGTCGCGACCCGGGCCCGCTGAGCGGGTGCCGCGCCGGTCAGCCCTGCGGGGCGGGACCGGCCGGTCGACGTGCGGTTCCGGGCCGGAGCCGGCGCGGCCCGTATTCCCGCAGCAGGGTCTGGACGATGCCGGCGGCGGGGATGGCCAGCAGCGCGCCGAGCAGACCGGCCAGCTCCGCCGCGAGCAGCACGCTGACCAGCACTGTCAGCGGGTTGAGCCGGACCGCCCGGGACAGGATGAGCGGTTGCAGCAGGTGGTTCTCCACCTGCTGGTAGACCACGAAGAAGACCAGCACCACCACGCCTGCGGTGGGAGAGTGCAGGAACCCGGCCCCGGCCGCGATCACCGCGCCGAGCGTCGCGCCGACCAGCGGTATCAGGTCGGCCACCGCCACCAGCAGGGCGATCACGGCCGCGAACGGCACCCCGGTGACGGCGAGCACCACGTAGGTCAACACCCCGCAGATCACGCTGATCAGCAGGTTGCCGGTCAGGTAGCCGGTGACCGTCCGCGACACCTCCCGGCCGACCCGGCGCAGTCGCTCGCCCTGACCGTCCCCGGCCACCGCGAGGACGCCCCGGGTGATCCGCGGGGCCTCCAACACCATGAGGTACGCCAGCACGATGACCGTGACCAGCCCGGCGACCGTCTCGACGACGCCGCGCAGCACGCCCACCGCGGGTTGACGCAGCCGGGTGCCGAG is a window of Micromonospora sp. WMMD961 DNA encoding:
- a CDS encoding AI-2E family transporter codes for the protein MSNADDRATARRTLIVIGLVLATVLALAFVYVTRRVLTWAVVAAFFAVALKPLVDRLQRRRVRRRSLATLLVFLAAFVLLAILAALILVPLFDEVGRFADRAPGLLHEARAGQGPLGRLLERTGARRYLSEHSGQLSDLGTRLRQPAVGVLRGVVETVAGLVTVIVLAYLMVLEAPRITRGVLAVAGDGQGERLRRVGREVSRTVTGYLTGNLLISVICGVLTYVVLAVTGVPFAAVIALLVAVADLIPLVGATLGAVIAAGAGFLHSPTAGVVVLVFFVVYQQVENHLLQPLILSRAVRLNPLTVLVSVLLAAELAGLLGALLAIPAAGIVQTLLREYGPRRLRPGTARRPAGPAPQG